In Streptomyces canus, one DNA window encodes the following:
- a CDS encoding sigma-70 family RNA polymerase sigma factor yields MSVDGRNEPLGEGDGEPGGTPQVPGQGGRAGIPQGGIPAQAGEPVEGSVPAQRDRRQDGGLLPPPREMPTSDADLIDRMRAGEDTAYAELYRRHAGAVRRYARTCCRDGHTADDLTAEVFARMLQAVRGGHGPEHAVRPYLLTSIRRVAAGWTKSAKREQLVDDFAVFAAQATRSSDASDDDTLDLGADVRAMHVAEQSMAMQAFRSLPERWQAVLWHTEVEDESPSEVATIFGLDANGTRVLASRAREGLKQAYLQAHVSATLAADEECARYADRLGAYARGGLRTRAERGLRKHLEECAKCRLAAGQIKEVAGGIPAVVPIAVIGWFGAAGYAKVIGLVAGGAGAGAAGAAGAAAAASGGSSGGAGAGGAAASEGLGAPVKAGIAAGVVAVAAAAVALALIGDDSPARKQDAKPPASAPVVEPADPAPTPSPKKPEPMPPVIPVAAAPSPKPTPPQRPTPTPTPKPTPTPTPTPTPEPTPPQRPTPRPTPPPPPAVYQWSELAYDVSGDGSGPEMRIGESSWVWQRYGVSVADQKYAHGVTVHGRSSVTIDLNRTCSSYDAMVGVDDMTLGLGKVYFSVYADGMRLWRSGLVEGGDRAVPVHVNLAGHRTVRLVVEPHSPFDDLMLADWAEAKFRCS; encoded by the coding sequence ATGAGCGTTGACGGGCGGAACGAACCCCTTGGCGAGGGCGACGGGGAACCCGGGGGCACCCCACAGGTGCCGGGCCAGGGCGGTCGCGCCGGCATCCCGCAGGGCGGCATCCCGGCCCAGGCCGGCGAACCCGTCGAGGGCAGCGTCCCGGCGCAGCGCGACCGGCGACAGGACGGCGGTCTCCTGCCGCCGCCCAGGGAGATGCCGACGTCCGACGCCGACCTGATCGATCGGATGCGCGCCGGCGAGGACACGGCCTACGCAGAGCTCTACCGGCGCCATGCGGGGGCGGTGCGCCGTTACGCCCGCACCTGTTGCCGCGACGGCCACACGGCGGACGACCTCACCGCCGAGGTCTTCGCCCGCATGCTGCAGGCCGTGCGCGGCGGCCACGGCCCCGAACACGCCGTGCGCCCCTATCTGCTCACCAGCATCCGCCGCGTCGCCGCCGGCTGGACGAAGTCGGCGAAGCGGGAGCAGCTCGTCGACGACTTCGCGGTGTTCGCCGCGCAGGCCACCCGTTCGTCCGACGCCTCCGACGACGACACCTTGGACCTGGGCGCCGACGTGCGCGCGATGCACGTCGCCGAGCAGTCCATGGCCATGCAGGCCTTCCGGTCGCTGCCCGAGCGCTGGCAGGCCGTCCTGTGGCACACCGAGGTCGAGGACGAGTCGCCGAGCGAGGTCGCCACCATCTTCGGACTCGACGCCAACGGCACGCGTGTGCTGGCCAGCCGCGCCCGCGAGGGCCTCAAGCAGGCGTACCTCCAGGCCCACGTCAGCGCCACTCTCGCCGCCGACGAGGAGTGCGCCCGCTACGCCGACCGGCTGGGCGCCTACGCCCGCGGCGGGCTGCGCACCCGTGCCGAACGGGGCCTGCGCAAGCACCTGGAGGAGTGCGCCAAGTGCCGGCTGGCCGCGGGCCAGATCAAGGAAGTCGCCGGCGGTATCCCGGCCGTCGTACCGATCGCGGTCATCGGCTGGTTCGGCGCAGCCGGGTACGCCAAGGTCATCGGGCTCGTCGCGGGCGGCGCCGGGGCAGGAGCGGCCGGTGCCGCGGGCGCGGCCGCCGCGGCGAGCGGGGGCTCCTCGGGCGGGGCGGGGGCCGGCGGCGCAGCGGCCTCGGAGGGGCTGGGAGCGCCGGTGAAGGCCGGTATCGCGGCCGGTGTGGTCGCCGTGGCCGCCGCCGCGGTGGCGCTCGCGCTGATCGGCGACGACAGTCCGGCCAGGAAGCAGGACGCCAAGCCGCCCGCGTCCGCGCCGGTGGTCGAGCCGGCCGACCCCGCGCCCACGCCTTCCCCGAAGAAACCCGAGCCGATGCCTCCCGTGATCCCCGTCGCGGCCGCACCCTCCCCGAAGCCGACACCGCCCCAGAGGCCCACCCCCACACCGACTCCGAAGCCCACCCCCACTCCCACGCCGACCCCCACCCCGGAACCGACACCGCCCCAGAGGCCCACCCCTAGGCCGACTCCGCCGCCCCCTCCGGCCGTCTACCAGTGGAGCGAGCTGGCCTATGACGTCTCCGGCGACGGCAGCGGGCCCGAGATGCGGATCGGCGAGAGCAGCTGGGTGTGGCAGCGCTACGGCGTCTCGGTCGCCGACCAGAAGTACGCCCACGGCGTGACCGTGCACGGCCGCTCCTCCGTCACGATCGACCTCAACCGCACCTGCTCCTCCTACGACGCGATGGTCGGCGTCGACGACATGACGCTGGGCCTCGGCAAGGTGTACTTCTCCGTCTACGCCGACGGGATGCGGCTGTGGAGGTCCGGGCTGGTCGAGGGCGGCGACCGGGCCGTGCCCGTGCATGTGAACCTCGCCGGGCACAGGACCGTACGCCTGGTGGTCGAGCCGCACAGCCCCTTCGACGACCTCATGCTCGCGGACTGGGCGGAGGCGAAGTTCAGGTGTTCGTAA